The sequence tacgaatgtGATATAcattcgaacgtatcgcatacggccgtgaACAAGAATAAGGGTGATGATTTTTAGAAAGTGGTAGACACTACGTGCCCCTagcaaaataaattgtttcattcgattttatagacaataaactttcaatgcgtccgtcgtcattcgaaaactacttctccatttatttttttcaaattttgcacactttcAATACATAttagagatacagtggacaccgcatatCATGATTTCTATAagaagcgtcttcaaaaatacTCCATCATCGGcttatttatcaatatttttctgattttttcaatgtattatgtgatttttttaattgtgatgcacaaaataaataaaattaggaAGAAATATCTAAAGAATCTGTTTTTTTAGAATCTTTATGAAAATCGTTGATTTATTCTAATACATTTGAAAATCTATGTTCTGTCAAGCAAAATGTGtgtatcaaaaaaaatcgaaattctaTGCTATTACAGGAAAATTTTTTAACTATGACCCTGTCCTTTTTCTATGTATAAGTTCGATTGTTATTCTTTTTTCGGGAACGCAGTAAAATGTGAAGAAGAAAATTGTTAACATCGGCAGTTGCAGGATCTGCACGTAAACGTTGCAATTACAGAGCACAAAGTTCTATTTCATATTTACAATAATAACTTCTAAATTTAAACTACGTATCTGAAAGCACCACAgagtaatgtacgattcagacggtccgcctTCTTCCGTCACTGTCACTAGAACGTAAGCGTCTgtcaaaattaataaaattaatactttctttaccggaacgttcacacgttcCGGCCGTCAAGACGGTCCGTAACGGTGACGTTGTGTGTGAATGccttcaaatatattatatattaatattgATCACTCCAGggaatccaatacaaatcgaGAAAGACATCACAGTTACTCTATCTCGCGACGAAAAAGGTTACTATTTCAATattgtttaatagtttgcgtttagcatgcaatatattatatatcaatatggatcactttaacgaatccaatacaaatcgaaaaagacagcacagtaacaccatctcgtgacgaaaaaggcaattagttcagtcatgttaAGCAGTTTGCGTTTATCGTGCACCTAGAAattaaatgtcaaaaataattgagcatgatttATTTAACAACCTGATGTTGTGTATTTCTTCACTGGAACCGTATTCATTATCACAGCAAACATGAATACAAgtggaaatatttttcaaatcaagaaattgtagtacTTAATttggaaatgttggtaaaaatCTGGAATTACcattaagattaatttgtttagttttgcgtgcacatttcacacatatttatataaatagggcTTTTCATAAAACAATGTGTTCTCTTCCaagttagtatcagattgcaattctaaaccgtatttacagcttattttttcatgcagtgTATATCGggaaatattccatatatttggagttgtttggttcagtgtactgtTTGGGAaagctgtcatatgtgcatttTTAATTATGTTTGTGTGCATGGAATCCTTAGCTCAAGTCATTATTCTTTATTAAAAATGGGAAGCGCAAAAATGATTCAAACCCGTTCCATTTTAACCGGTTTGGAGTCAACATTTTACGATTTTGATACACTTATGTTGGGCTTCTCACTTAGCTACATTGAAATCTCCAAATTTCTGTTGAAAACATCTTTGATGATCtcaaaaaccggatctagaaacgataatgaaaaacaatgtattcttgtattcttatgtcgttttcgcttgagaaaactggaaCTGACTcagagtagtttcatcaaacaaacacttttaacgaaactgtgttggttccgcacttagcaacggggatctgagtaaacctgatataaaaaccaggttcgaaactgactcgatttacagttcaacaatgttgaaaccaggttcgaaactagcttcaaacaaacggtttgacggggcagttagggtggaaacggggataggtttggcatcaagcgaaaacgacattcaaTTCGACAAAAGTATTCCGAGAataaaaacgcactgaactgcaagaagtatttttttcactcaaatgtttgcgAGGGAACTCATGGCTTGAGTTTTCAGCGAAGCTAATGTTTCGGTTCACAATTTCACTATGCTCCGACGCTCAAGGTAatcccaaagataaataataaagacatgtatgttgcttacaataattttaaaaaaaatcggattcgtactttctaaaatgaccgcactcaccgcttggtggagcgtaAGAgttattgggccgtatgaataaaatgtagtaaagtctgatatttgtagtatcttctccacagagtataacgcgggttggtatgaataaaaaaacaagttcgaatatGTAGTTAACGCTACTTTCGAATTTTAGCATTTACTGCGTGCAGTATCGCCACAGAGCCGGATAAGATCGAATAAGCATGTACAAAGCAAGAAACAGATCTACTGCTGCAAAAATGCCACTTTGTTTTattctcgaagtgtaaccaacttcagaccactCGCgctaaatttgctaaatgacagtttggagttgtattgtttacaagcgcaagaaagcattttgccaaaagtgaacgcgaaaaaaaaatcttgacttgagagagcgaaggagttgcttcgtttggccgaaagcggtcaattcccgaacattgtattttctgacgagaaaatttttccaattgagcaattcgtaaactctcaaaacgataaggtttacttgaccgaccgttcatacgagaatttgagtcatcgattggccaccaggaggcagcacccgcaacagataatggtttgggccgctgtaaccgcagatgggcgctctccaatcgttttcatcgagcctggcgtcaaggtaaatgcgacatattatcgggaaagtattctggaggttgctttgaagccgtaaacagacaaacatttcggtggcagaccatggacgtttcagcaggactcggcaccgtctcacaaagctcgagtgaaccaagaatggctgaaaaacaacgttccgaacttcatcacgtccacacaatggctctcgaattcaccagatgcgaatccaatggattattctctttgggccattttggagagcaaagtccgaactaaaagatacaccagtctcgaggcgctgaaaaaagttattgtccgcgagtgggcctaaatacctgcaagtcacattcggcaacttgcgattcgttttttgaccgtcttaaggccatagtcaatgcaaaaggtggtcatatcgagcaaaagtgaattgattctgaattttgtattatttttacacattttgtactttgaattaagtaaaagtaattttccgaactgaatttatggcctttttaattggttacacttcgagtgccggaccctgtagagctacctaccgaaaaattgtagtaagcACTACATGTTCAAAAGTTGTTGTGTAGTgaagtctctgcttttgacaggaacgtgatccacatgtagcatttactaccggaaTTCAATCTTGCTACATTTTGTTCATACGGCCCAGTGTGTATCGCGTTACTGTGTAATTTccgtttcaatatttaaaagcaTCCGGCATTGCCTGTGCTTTTTGTTCTTTAGTTTTGATCACCTCACAATCGtcttattgttcactacactgtgttGTACTTTGTTTCTATCATCGAGACCTTTGAGGGACATCTGTTTTGGTCAAGACACGTAAGAAAACATCTTTTAATAGATCAATAATTGCAGCGATTCAATTATCGTATTGTAGTTTTCCAATATCCAGCGGTACCGTGTATTAACATGTAAATTAGTTGATAACTTCACTATTAGTATTACTGTATCGTTCAGTTTTCCCCAGCTTCAACCTAATTGAATAATTCGATATTGTTCGCATATAATAAATCTTATTCCATGGCCGTATCGCTTGCTTAGAGTGAATTCACAGACACATGTAGtgctattgtaccaataatcatctcattagtagaggcGCCATattattgcctttctcttatagaaaggttatgcaatcacttgaaaaaccgattcataGAGCTGAGCAATATTTGTGTGTGTATTTGTCAAATAATCTTactaagttttctcggagatggctgaatcgattttgcaaacttagattcaaatgaaaggtctcacggtcccatacggaattcctgaatttcatctggattcgactttcggttccggagttatagggtaaagtatgttaaatGTTGTATACcggcacttaaaccggcgaaacaaaaaaacggaaaaaaaattctaagctggtctcaaaactacacaaatcgatagccattaccagtaggcaactaaccaaaccgattccggttatcctggcTCCTGGTCTCCGGTtctggaagcaccggaaatagtagtcatgtATTCCAATATAGATCTCGTTTATTTTCTCCCGATACATTTATTTTCTCCCGATAACCTTGTcgcgtgtatattttttttaatcgtatCGCGTAGTGCAGTAAAttccatttggaaaaaaatctatttttcttttattacgacagaattctttgaaaattcactgctGAATAAATGGTCCTATGcatttttgacagcttcattaaAAAGCATTATCGTTTAACCAACAACGCAATTAAATTTGGGTGTACACAGGCACACAGATTTTCTAAGTTGAaacgcagattttaaaatggcaactcttcttgagagccgcggttcaattttgaagagccgtggttcgttcgctcattgctaCGAGTCGGTTCAAAAGAACGGCTCGAGAACGCTCGCCCATCACTACTTCACAAATTTGACGATTTCGAAACTCGATGCTGACGCTAGTAGTCTCAACATAGACACGAACAAAATCGTCTACCAAATTATGGACGAAGTTAAATTTTTATCGTCAGAATATTCTAACCCAACACTACAAGAGAAATTCGCCCATCCAATCCTACAAGAACTATTGGACTGTACTCTGGAACTCGACAGCACAACTTTAGAAACAGAGaaggaaattcaagcatgcgacGGTGGCTGGTGCTtcattggaaataaaaaaatctggaaacgagactggggtgagtatgacaagaaacagcgcactcgacggctgcaagaaaaacaagcagaaaaagcaaacctcagacggaaacatcggaagcggaaacaacaaaataatacaaatttcaaaaacaacaacaataacagaaacaaatattagattttttatcgtgacgtcataaatgaacaagaattcatccttgacaattcagcggtactgtttacaaacaagcttaaacaaaaatcgaagaacacatctcaaacaatcatctttacactttgcatctAGTGactattttttataattttccaaaacaaaccgtatccaatcgtgaacaaatgtttttaaaactctatttaggcgatattgatcgtaaatggtctcatttgtcaacagacaaacaaaaacatctatgtttacaaacagtactgttgtactgtcaaaatgtgtttattagattgaggttagcagcgatggtaaaaaacctaattacgcagtaaaaacaacaacaacaactacaacagcaaaaacgacaacaacagcagcaacaaacacaacgacaacaacgtgcACTCGAACAGCAATTTCAACACAAATAGTAACAATGCCtgccacaacaacaacaataatatgtcattacaatataccttacccttgtacaaggacttactagcagctgcacgggttcaattctccggacatacaggtgcagatattgcctcaaaattcataaattttcaaaaaggtgaaacaatcaacccttacaaaggaacaagaagtattcaaaacaacactattccggtcttaggaagtaatgacatcgaagctgcaccatccactaatgaaacctaatggcgttttcgtttttaatttgcactacaccggtgcagtgctacactgaggcatgaataaacgaacaaaaatgacgaaaacataaacagtaaccattgactacaataaacgattcaatTGCACAGAGctgcaccaaacttttgatgagtgctacaccagtggtatcggtgcagaaaatgtgtagcactggtgtagtgcaattggtaaaaacgaacggtttcagtgcagcaatagtagtgcaatttaaaaacgaaaacgacataaggaagcgctggccgacctggactcttatgggaaattctTGACAAGTGAACAAATTCGCCGACTctaactaatccgggaagccgaacacaatttttcaagaCCGAATTTTTGGAAATAACGACGCTCTCTATTGAGGAAGTATCCTATAATGACGTAAGTGACACTACACTTCATTCAAAACCTCAAATTTCTTCGCATTCACAACAgaatgcgattgaaattcttGTCTACTGtcagaatttcaatcgcatgaaaagcccaGCCAAAATGAAGCTACTGAACTCACAACACCATTACACCATCTTTTCAACTTATCTCTAAGAACGTGAATATTTCCAGAAACATGGAAATCCTCCTTTTTAGTACCGGTCTTTGAATTAGGCTCAAAATCAGACATacgtaattatcgaggaattgccattatctcgtgcattctcaattatttgaaaaaattatcaatggaaaaatatttcaacaagtgaaaaattgcataactccaaaacaacatggctttctCAAAGGTCGTTCTATGTCAacaaatcgtagaaataatgtatagcatataagaaaccattgtaacttttgtctgtagtctacatttgtttgacgaataaacaaataaattaaaatttctcagcgatggtttgaccgatttttacaaacttatgtcgttttcgcttgatgccaaacctaacccagtttccactctaactgctgtcaaaccgtttgtttgaagtcagtttcgaacctagtttcaacgttgttgaactgaaaatcgagtcagtttcgaacctggtttttaaatcagttttactcaaacccccgttgctaagtgcgaaatcaacacagtttcgtgaaaagtgtttgtttgatgaaactaccttgggtcagtttcagttttctcaagcgaaaacgacattagattcaaatgaatggtctcacggtcccatacggatctGAAtctcatatggatccgacttccggttttagagttatagggtcaaatgaaaggtctttatggtttagggtcaaatgaaaggtcttatggtcctaccaaaaattactgcttattttcggatacaacaaaaattcaaatcgtcgtttagagtacgatggcaaaatcgaataaaatcttcaaaatttgagtaaaaactagtagagtttgtacgtcatgttagttggtggtgagaaaggaatcattttaccgattactcgactttcattcAATGAATTGTGGTAGAAATGaaaacaatatctttgcttagcCTCTAAGCAGCAATACCACAGGAAAAATAGTTTGAAACTTGTGCATtattgctgttatagcgacCCTAAAattcgaagcgaatgcacctaGTAATTTGAATCACCTCTAGTTTCGGCCCAAATGATAAGCAAAATGAAAGGTTTCTTTTAAAACATGGAATTGTAATTAGCTACGTCCTAAGTCAGTACATGAACTACCACTATCAATGATGCTCAGGATATATCCATCCGTCATTTTACTTCAGATTTGTCACCTTAGACTCTATTGACTGTAGATTGTGTTTTCCATATTTACTACGGTTTCGCAACTCCCACGTTCCAATGTTTACTGTACGTTGTACTATTCTACTCACAGAGAGAAAGTGAATCACGTTAGTCCCACATAGCCTTGAAAATCATTTGCCAGAACACTTTCGTCAGCAGTATAAAAACGAATAACGTTCCAATGATGTTTATACATAACGCTACCATATCTCGTTTGCTTTTCTGTGGCACCCGATTGACGACGATGCTACTGGAGAGCACTGTACTCACAATATGCTGTCCATCGAATCCGAAGCATGGAATCACGTTGATGATCGCCAGTCCCAGAGCAAAAACAGTTACATATTTCAATAACAACTGTATGGAGTCCGCGAatccgggtcgaaaaaaggaagTCTTTGGAACGAACTGTGTGATTTGAATCGTTCTTGTAAGATCTGCCGGATGTCCTATATAAATTACATCCGCTTTGCCGTCTCTTCGAATGTGCATGATGGTGGTGAAGTTGTTGATCATCGGCTTAAAGCAGTGGCCTTCGGAGCAGGACGGCTTGTGCTGGCAGTAACCGAAGGAATTTTCGATCATTTTTCTAATGTTGAGACACATGTGCTGCGGCAGGGCCACATCTTCCTCATTAACATCGACCATGTACTCGAAGCAGTTTGACGCCTtattttccgaattacaacactCGATTAACCCGTCGTTTCTGTGAGAAATGGGAACCGATTCATCGTTTAAGTGAACAAAATCAGGTGAAATACAGTAGGATGGTTGTGATTGTAGCGAATCCAGCAAACAGCTATACCATGATATATCATTGTGGATATCACAATCGTTGATAGATGTTATAATATCACCtaaaatttcagaaattttatcAACAGTTCAATTGAAATAGACGACAGGGGAGACCATACCCTTTTCCAATCCTTTAGTTCCCAGCAATGGTGAATTGTTCTTGATATCAGTCACTAACACAGATTCATTTACTTTGTAGATAGTTGACAACATAACCGGAGTTGTTATAAACAGCAAATAGGAAATGGAGGCCAATAATAAGTTGTGCCAAATTCCAGCAGAGAGTACTTTTAGTCGTTTCCACATTTTTAGTGCATTTAGTTGATCGGGATCCAATTGAGTGTACGCCATTGGAAGTATCAACATTACATGTAGTCCGAAACCTTTGATCGGAACATCTTCCAGGACCGCTGCCAGCCCATGACCTAATTCATGAATAATACTATTTATCGCCAAGGCCGATATGTAGTAGCCAATTTCGTTGATCGGTAGATTTATCCCTGGAATCAACAGGTCAAGTGAGACTGTTTCTCGGTAACCAGTCCATGAAACACTTGAACCGCTGCTAGTTACATCTGAGTTACTCTTACCCATGTCCTTGGTGTGGAATGCCGAGATAATAATCAAGCAAGATGCCAAAGGCATCAGCAACAAGGACATGTACACACCTAGACTGAAATTGAGGTCCAGGAGTTTAGGATAGGCCGTACTCCATTTAACAATAGACCTATTGAGAGCTGTTGTGTGCCATTGAATTCGAAAGAATTTTACCGACAATCCAGTATTTTTCAGAAAGGCTTCGTAAGGGTAATGCATGCAACTCTGAAATATAAACTTAAATAATTAATCTTTATAGATTAGAAACACAGCGTAGTTaccttaaaaaaattgtcaaagAATAATAGTACAGCGTAGATGATAATCACCACGCCCAGAAATATTAGA comes from Malaya genurostris strain Urasoe2022 chromosome 3, Malgen_1.1, whole genome shotgun sequence and encodes:
- the LOC131437742 gene encoding membrane-bound transcription factor site-2 protease, translated to MEFLIFLGVVIIIYAVLLFFDNFFKSCMHYPYEAFLKNTGLSVKFFRIQWHTTALNRSIVKWSTAYPKLLDLNFSLGVYMSLLLMPLASCLIIISAFHTKDMGKSNSDVTSSGSSVSWTGYRETVSLDLLIPGINLPINEIGYYISALAINSIIHELGHGLAAVLEDVPIKGFGLHVMLILPMAYTQLDPDQLNALKMWKRLKVLSAGIWHNLLLASISYLLFITTPVMLSTIYKVNESVLVTDIKNNSPLLGTKGLEKGDIITSINDCDIHNDISWYSCLLDSLQSQPSYCISPDFVHLNDESVPISHRNDGLIECCNSENKASNCFEYMVDVNEEDVALPQHMCLNIRKMIENSFGYCQHKPSCSEGHCFKPMINNFTTIMHIRRDGKADVIYIGHPADLTRTIQITQFVPKTSFFRPGFADSIQLLLKYVTVFALGLAIINVIPCFGFDGQHIVSTVLSSSIVVNRVPQKSKRDMVALCINIIGTLFVFILLTKVFWQMIFKAMWD